Below is a genomic region from Pseudomonas frederiksbergensis.
AACGCAGCGATTGCGGACGAAATTTCTCCCACAGGCCCATTACCAGAATCGTCGACAGCCCGAGCAGGCCGGCCTGCCAACCCGGCCCGCCACCGAGCGTCGGCAAGGCGTGGGCAACGGCCGCCGGAAACCCGCTCAAGTTATCCAGGCCTGAGGGTTTGGGAACACCGTCGAGCATCACATGCACCTGCGATAGCACGATCAGCACACCGATGCCCGCCAGCATGCCGTAAACCACCGCCGGCGCCGTCACGCGGAACCAGCAGCCCAGCCGCAAACGCCCGGCCACCAGTTGCAGAAACCCGGCCAGCAGCAGAATTGGCCCGAGCATCGCCAAGCCATGCTGGCGCACCAACTCAAAGACCAATACCGCCAGCCCTGCGGCCGGGCCGCTGACTTGCAGCGGCGATCCGGCCAGCCAACCGACCACCAGGCCACCGATAATCCCGGTGATCAGGCCCTTGGCCGGCGGCATGCCGGAAGCGATTGCAATCCCCATGCACAAGGGCAGGGCGACCAGAAACACCACCACCGAAGCCAGCAGCTCCCGTGGCAAAACAGCTTTCAATTGCGCAGCACGCATTAGCATTCTCCTGAGATTCTTCAGGCGTGGCGAAGCCCGACCGCTTTTCAGCAGCCCTGGCCAGACCAGACAAGGTGTTTAGGAGGATTTAGAAGCGCGCTTTAGGCGTCGCCATGGGAATCGGATGAGTGCCATCCAGAGGCAGGAAGCAGCCCTTATCCGCATCGTAGGCTTTGATTTCGCTGGTTTCGATGCTGTAGACCCAGCCATGGATAAACAGGTGACCGTTGGCCATGCGCGAAGCCACTGAAGGGTGAGTGCGCAAATGCTGCAACTGGGCGATGACGTTTTCTTCGGTGAGCACCTGCATGCTTTCGTTTTCGTCAGCGCAATGGCAGTTCTCCTGAACCATGGTTTTTGCTACTTCGGCGTGACGCAGCCAGGCTTTTACCGTGGGCATTTTTTCCAGGCTTTGCGGATTGAGTACAGCACGCATGGCACCGCAATCGGAGTGTCCGCAAATGATGATGTGCTGTACGCCAAGGGCCAGCACCGCATATTCGATGGCCGTGGAAACCCCGCCGTTCATCTGGCCATAGGGTGGCACTACGTTGCCAACGTTACGGGTGACAAACAGATCGCCAGGGGCGCTTTGGGTAATCAATTCGGGAACGATGCGC
It encodes:
- a CDS encoding carbonic anhydrase, whose translation is MSDKDKQPLAASASALPEAESADAALQQIVDGFLHFHHEVFPQQEALFKKLATAQRPRAMFIACADSRIVPELITQSAPGDLFVTRNVGNVVPPYGQMNGGVSTAIEYAVLALGVQHIIICGHSDCGAMRAVLNPQSLEKMPTVKAWLRHAEVAKTMVQENCHCADENESMQVLTEENVIAQLQHLRTHPSVASRMANGHLFIHGWVYSIETSEIKAYDADKGCFLPLDGTHPIPMATPKARF